A genomic stretch from Burkholderia pyrrocinia includes:
- a CDS encoding WD40/YVTN/BNR-like repeat-containing protein — protein MTSGWETVSTEFMRNDKPYGAGAFRVQRNDFMSLKVARPELTFKPESEQKNPDVAEFAEPWMDDSNERLNRSTVSFLRGTLGGSVARHFQQPGQTASWWYSPDWRVLYVSTGWMDYKAPRPDDGAVPQTTKLWKSSDGGQHWSQLQWPADHNISRLLFIDAQRGYAIGWGPHVWRTADGGQSWQEIKEPPGAIVQGKSHRTFDGTNLGPDGALRVAYQADDTEHPQPAGIVSRLDWDQQDFTQEAVLPGQVVVGLESSPTPSRDYTLYALSRASSESGGSHGAGVISAWTSEHPDQIRQLHTFEDRLTLNGLSAGRNGVVLVHATDPNTANGGGSPIDLTISSTDGGKTWHQTTDKASQGGYFDPESNTLYSVFAYTLRKRQF, from the coding sequence ATGACTTCAGGGTGGGAAACGGTATCGACCGAATTCATGCGCAACGACAAGCCGTACGGCGCAGGCGCATTTCGCGTGCAACGCAACGACTTCATGTCGTTGAAGGTTGCGAGACCGGAACTCACGTTCAAGCCGGAAAGCGAGCAGAAGAACCCTGACGTCGCGGAGTTCGCCGAACCGTGGATGGACGACTCGAACGAGCGCCTGAACCGGTCCACCGTCAGTTTCCTGCGCGGCACCCTGGGCGGCAGCGTCGCGCGTCACTTCCAGCAACCGGGTCAGACCGCGTCATGGTGGTACTCGCCAGACTGGCGCGTCCTGTACGTCAGTACCGGCTGGATGGATTACAAGGCGCCTCGCCCCGACGACGGCGCGGTCCCTCAGACCACCAAGCTCTGGAAATCGAGCGATGGCGGCCAACACTGGTCCCAGCTCCAATGGCCGGCGGACCACAACATCAGCCGGTTGCTGTTCATCGATGCTCAACGTGGCTACGCGATCGGCTGGGGGCCACACGTCTGGCGAACGGCAGACGGTGGCCAATCGTGGCAGGAAATCAAGGAGCCTCCGGGCGCGATCGTCCAGGGGAAGTCCCACAGGACTTTCGACGGTACCAACCTCGGCCCGGACGGCGCATTGCGCGTCGCCTATCAGGCGGACGACACCGAGCATCCGCAACCGGCAGGCATCGTCAGTCGCCTCGACTGGGATCAGCAGGACTTCACCCAGGAAGCGGTGCTGCCCGGACAAGTCGTCGTCGGCCTCGAATCATCGCCGACGCCCTCTCGGGACTACACCCTGTATGCGCTGTCGCGCGCGAGTAGTGAATCCGGCGGCAGCCACGGTGCAGGTGTCATTTCAGCCTGGACCAGCGAGCACCCCGATCAGATCCGGCAGTTGCACACATTCGAAGACCGCTTGACGCTCAACGGGCTGAGCGCGGGGCGCAACGGCGTCGTGCTTGTCCACGCGACCGATCCAAACACCGCCAACGGCGGTGGCTCGCCCATCGACCTGACCATCAGCAGCACCGACGGCGGCAAGACGTGGCATCAGACCACCGACAAGGCTTCGCAGGGCGGCTACTTTGACCCGGAATCGAACACGCTCTACTCGGTGTTCGCCTACACGCTGAGGAAGCGGCAATTCTGA
- a CDS encoding TonB family protein, with protein sequence MAIRSTYLILPAVAMLFSGCAMLSSSQESKLTCHIPRAVYPDTAKPLTRPATVLVRALMTTSGEAQNVTVTTSSRNAAADRAAVDAMTHATCAQTGATANPFLLTQPFVFEPRRGE encoded by the coding sequence ATGGCCATTCGCTCGACCTACCTGATCCTGCCCGCCGTCGCGATGCTGTTTTCCGGCTGCGCGATGCTGTCGTCGTCGCAGGAAAGCAAGCTGACCTGCCACATTCCGCGTGCCGTCTATCCGGACACCGCGAAGCCGCTCACGCGTCCGGCGACCGTGCTCGTGCGCGCGCTGATGACGACGTCAGGCGAAGCGCAGAACGTCACCGTGACGACGAGCAGCCGCAATGCGGCCGCCGATCGTGCGGCCGTCGACGCGATGACGCATGCGACCTGCGCGCAGACGGGCGCGACCGCGAATCCGTTCCTGCTGACCCAGCCGTTCGTGTTCGAGCCGCGACGCGGCGAGTGA
- a CDS encoding PglL family O-oligosaccharyltransferase — translation MPSTFSRSLSLVALAVALIVPYAITNHTYPIPTFYSEFSALVLYLLVGLSVVLLVRTNRAAEPFAAPAAFVVPLGFAAVLTAQVALMSLKVPSMNWLALGYLAAALVAMQAGYALARDGLAEVVSRMMAGALLVGGVFAVGTQIVQLFHLESAVSPFVVMYNIAVDRRPYGNMAQANHLATYIAFALAGALYLVQTRRLAVWAWFVLSIVLSVGLALTVSRGPWLQVAVMVVAGFWMAWLESRRAPGNTRAWLIPVVLAGAFIAVNVAVRWANVHYHLNLAESAADRMRDAGQIAPRLALWKYGLAMFREHPLLGVGWGEFPSHQFALVRTLGGVEIANNSHDIFIDLLAKSGLAGLGVLAVTLVMWFVRALRAPQSSTRVFGFALIGILLMHALVEYPQQYMFFLLPAMFVIGLLDVKPLRILPGRAAFGMFAVLSFGGVLAAVPVLRDYQRAEVLYYGSDPAAQYRDAPSLLFGAWGDYGAATLLTISPEDLPAKLAAHERAIALLPGETVLRRYAALQALAGREADALDTVARLHVFAKELKDWPQQLALLYKLCDQQPALKTFKAAVVAKYGEVPADAADDSDDDDSD, via the coding sequence ATGCCTTCTACTTTTTCCCGTTCGTTGTCGCTCGTTGCGCTGGCTGTCGCCCTGATCGTGCCGTACGCGATCACGAATCACACGTATCCGATTCCGACCTTCTATTCCGAATTTTCCGCGCTGGTGCTGTATCTGCTGGTGGGGCTGTCGGTCGTCCTGCTCGTACGGACGAACCGTGCGGCCGAGCCATTTGCCGCGCCGGCCGCGTTCGTCGTGCCGCTCGGGTTCGCCGCGGTGCTGACTGCGCAGGTCGCGCTGATGTCGCTCAAGGTGCCGTCGATGAACTGGCTGGCGCTCGGCTATCTCGCCGCCGCGCTGGTCGCGATGCAGGCCGGCTACGCGCTCGCGCGCGACGGGTTGGCCGAAGTCGTCTCGCGGATGATGGCCGGTGCGCTGCTCGTCGGCGGCGTGTTCGCGGTCGGAACGCAGATCGTGCAGTTGTTTCACCTCGAGTCGGCCGTATCGCCGTTCGTCGTGATGTACAACATCGCGGTCGATCGCCGCCCGTACGGCAACATGGCGCAGGCGAACCATCTGGCCACTTACATCGCGTTCGCGCTCGCGGGCGCGCTGTATCTCGTGCAGACGCGCCGGCTCGCGGTATGGGCGTGGTTCGTGCTGTCGATCGTGCTGTCGGTCGGTCTCGCGCTGACGGTGTCGCGCGGGCCCTGGCTGCAGGTCGCGGTGATGGTCGTCGCGGGTTTCTGGATGGCGTGGCTCGAATCGCGCCGTGCGCCGGGCAATACGCGTGCGTGGCTGATACCGGTCGTGCTCGCGGGTGCGTTCATCGCGGTGAATGTCGCGGTGCGCTGGGCCAACGTGCACTATCACCTGAATCTCGCGGAATCGGCGGCCGACCGGATGCGCGATGCGGGGCAGATCGCGCCGCGCCTCGCACTGTGGAAGTACGGGCTCGCGATGTTCCGCGAGCATCCGCTGCTCGGTGTCGGCTGGGGCGAATTCCCGTCGCACCAGTTTGCGCTCGTGCGCACGCTCGGCGGCGTCGAGATCGCGAACAACTCGCACGACATCTTCATCGACCTGCTCGCGAAGTCGGGTCTCGCCGGCCTTGGCGTGCTCGCCGTCACGCTCGTGATGTGGTTCGTGCGTGCGCTGCGCGCGCCGCAATCGAGCACGCGCGTGTTCGGCTTCGCGCTGATCGGCATCCTGCTGATGCATGCGCTCGTCGAGTATCCGCAGCAGTACATGTTCTTCCTGCTGCCGGCGATGTTCGTGATCGGGCTGCTCGACGTGAAGCCCCTGCGCATCCTGCCGGGCCGCGCGGCGTTCGGGATGTTCGCGGTGCTGTCGTTCGGCGGCGTGCTGGCGGCGGTGCCCGTGCTGCGCGACTACCAGCGCGCGGAAGTGCTGTATTACGGCAGCGACCCGGCCGCGCAGTATCGCGATGCGCCGTCGCTGCTGTTCGGCGCGTGGGGCGATTACGGCGCGGCGACGCTGCTGACTATTTCGCCGGAAGACCTGCCGGCCAAGCTCGCCGCCCATGAGCGCGCGATTGCGCTGCTGCCGGGCGAGACGGTGCTGCGCCGCTATGCGGCGCTGCAGGCGCTGGCAGGCCGCGAGGCCGACGCGCTCGATACTGTCGCGCGCCTGCATGTGTTTGCGAAGGAACTGAAGGACTGGCCGCAGCAACTGGCCCTGCTGTACAAGCTGTGCGACCAGCAGCCGGCGCTGAAGACGTTCAAGGCGGCCGTTGTCGCGAAGTACGGGGAAGTGCCGGCCGATGCGGCCGACGACTCGGACGACGACGACTCGGATTAA
- a CDS encoding pilin, with protein MFEAFSVSLFRRVAADLRRANRPSPRWRPAGFTLIELMIVLAIVGVVAAYAIPAYQDYLARSRVGEGLALASSARLAVADNAASGASLDGGYSPPAGTRNVESVAIDGETGQITVAFTTRVAAAGTNTLVLVPSAPDKADAPTARVALKKGAMQAGAIAWECFAAGKDASSLPAPGAGPLPGTAATLPAKYAPAECRA; from the coding sequence ATGTTCGAAGCCTTTTCCGTTTCACTGTTCCGTCGCGTTGCCGCCGATCTGCGGCGCGCGAACCGGCCGTCGCCGCGCTGGCGGCCGGCCGGCTTCACGCTGATCGAGTTGATGATCGTGCTGGCGATCGTCGGCGTCGTCGCCGCCTATGCGATTCCCGCGTACCAGGATTACCTCGCGCGTTCGCGCGTCGGCGAGGGGCTCGCGCTCGCGTCGTCCGCGCGGCTTGCGGTTGCCGACAACGCGGCGAGCGGTGCGAGCCTCGACGGCGGCTACAGCCCGCCGGCCGGGACCCGCAACGTCGAATCGGTTGCCATCGACGGCGAGACCGGCCAGATCACGGTCGCGTTCACGACCCGCGTCGCCGCGGCCGGCACGAATACGCTGGTACTCGTGCCGTCCGCGCCCGACAAGGCCGATGCGCCCACCGCGCGCGTGGCGCTCAAAAAGGGCGCGATGCAGGCCGGTGCGATTGCGTGGGAGTGCTTCGCCGCCGGCAAGGATGCGTCGTCGCTGCCGGCGCCTGGGGCCGGGCCGCTGCCGGGCACGGCCGCGACGCTGCCTGCGAAATATGCGCCCGCGGAGTGCCGCGCGTAG
- a CDS encoding TerC family protein translates to MLEFLTSLHWGAVLQIVIIDILLGGDNAVVIALACRNLPANQRLRGVVWGTAGAILLRVALITFAVALLDVPFLKIGGGLLLLWIGVKLMAPAADAHDHIKPADRLWDAVKTIVIADAVMSLDNVIAIAGAAEQADPSHRIALVIFGLVVSVPIIVWGSTLVLKMLDRFPVIVTLGAALLGWIAGGLIVNDPVGDRWPVLDTPPAIYGASMAGALLVVAAGYALRRRRGAPGAH, encoded by the coding sequence ATGCTCGAATTCCTGACGTCGCTGCACTGGGGCGCCGTTCTCCAGATCGTCATCATCGACATCCTGCTCGGCGGCGACAACGCGGTCGTGATCGCGCTCGCGTGCCGCAACCTGCCGGCGAACCAGCGGCTGCGCGGCGTCGTCTGGGGCACCGCAGGGGCGATCCTGCTGCGCGTCGCGCTGATCACGTTCGCGGTCGCGCTGCTCGACGTGCCGTTCCTGAAGATCGGCGGCGGGCTGCTGCTGCTGTGGATCGGCGTCAAGCTGATGGCGCCGGCCGCCGATGCACACGACCACATCAAGCCGGCCGACCGGCTGTGGGACGCCGTGAAGACGATCGTCATCGCCGATGCGGTGATGAGCCTCGACAATGTGATCGCGATCGCCGGCGCGGCCGAGCAGGCCGACCCGTCGCACCGGATCGCGCTCGTGATCTTCGGGCTCGTCGTCAGCGTGCCGATCATCGTGTGGGGCAGCACGCTGGTGCTGAAAATGCTCGACCGCTTCCCCGTCATCGTCACGCTCGGCGCCGCGCTGCTCGGCTGGATCGCGGGCGGGCTGATCGTGAACGACCCGGTTGGCGACCGCTGGCCGGTGCTCGATACGCCACCCGCGATCTACGGCGCAAGCATGGCCGGCGCACTGCTCGTCGTGGCGGCCGGTTACGCGCTCAGGCGCCGCCGCGGCGCACCAGGCGCGCACTGA
- the sucC gene encoding ADP-forming succinate--CoA ligase subunit beta: MKIHEYQGKEILRKFGVAVPRGKPAFSVDEAVKVAEELGGPVWVVKAQIHAGGRGKGGGVKVAKSIEQVREYANQILGMQLVTHQTGPEGQKVNRLMIEEGADIKQELYVSLVVDRVSQKIVLMGSSEGGMDIEEVAEKHPELIHKVIVEPSTGLLDAQADDLAAKIGVPAASIPQARAILQGLYKAFWETDASLAEINPLNVSGDGKVIALDAKFNFDSNALFRHPEIVAYRDLDEEDPAEIEASKFDLAYISLDGNIGCLVNGAGLAMATMDTIKLFGGEPANFLDVGGGATTEKVTEAFKLMLKNPDLKAILVNIFGGIMRCDVIAEGVIAGSKAVNLKVPLVVRMKGTNEDLGKKMLADSGLPIISADSMEEAAQKVVTAAEGK; this comes from the coding sequence ATGAAGATTCACGAGTACCAGGGTAAGGAAATCCTGCGGAAATTCGGAGTCGCGGTACCGCGCGGCAAGCCGGCGTTCTCGGTTGACGAGGCCGTCAAGGTGGCGGAAGAACTCGGCGGCCCGGTGTGGGTCGTCAAGGCTCAGATCCACGCGGGTGGTCGCGGCAAGGGCGGCGGCGTGAAGGTGGCGAAGTCGATCGAGCAGGTGCGCGAATACGCGAACCAGATCCTCGGCATGCAGCTCGTCACGCACCAGACCGGTCCGGAAGGCCAGAAGGTCAACCGTCTGATGATCGAAGAAGGCGCCGACATCAAGCAGGAACTGTATGTCAGCCTCGTCGTCGATCGCGTGTCGCAAAAGATCGTTCTGATGGGTTCGAGCGAAGGCGGCATGGACATCGAAGAAGTTGCCGAAAAGCACCCGGAACTGATCCACAAGGTCATCGTCGAGCCGTCGACGGGCCTGCTCGATGCTCAAGCCGACGACCTCGCCGCGAAGATCGGCGTGCCGGCTGCTTCGATTCCGCAAGCGCGTGCGATCCTGCAAGGCCTGTACAAGGCATTCTGGGAAACCGACGCGTCGCTGGCTGAAATCAACCCGCTGAACGTCTCCGGCGACGGCAAGGTCATCGCACTCGACGCGAAGTTCAACTTCGACTCGAACGCGCTGTTCCGCCACCCGGAAATCGTCGCGTACCGCGATCTGGACGAAGAAGATCCGGCTGAAATCGAAGCGTCGAAGTTCGACCTCGCGTACATCTCCCTCGACGGCAACATCGGCTGTCTCGTGAACGGCGCAGGCCTGGCAATGGCGACGATGGACACCATCAAGCTGTTCGGCGGCGAGCCGGCGAACTTCCTGGACGTCGGCGGTGGCGCGACGACCGAGAAGGTCACGGAAGCGTTCAAGCTGATGCTGAAGAACCCGGACCTGAAGGCGATCCTCGTGAACATCTTCGGCGGCATCATGCGCTGCGACGTGATCGCGGAAGGCGTGATCGCCGGTTCGAAGGCCGTGAACCTGAAGGTGCCGCTCGTCGTGCGCATGAAGGGCACGAACGAGGACCTCGGCAAGAAGATGCTGGCCGACTCGGGCCTGCCGATCATCTCGGCGGACAGCATGGAAGAAGCCGCGCAGAAGGTCGTCACGGCTGCCGAAGGCAAGTAA